The Shewanella sp. KX20019 genome window below encodes:
- a CDS encoding YebG family protein, producing MAVITKFVVVREGVEKMTFTSKKEADAYDKMLDVADNLIPFLSRAELDLADNDIEKIGFYLAQHKDELQSLLKGSVPEKKKAIKKVSKKTDSE from the coding sequence ATGGCCGTTATAACAAAATTTGTTGTCGTTAGAGAAGGGGTTGAAAAGATGACTTTTACATCTAAAAAGGAGGCCGATGCCTACGATAAGATGCTTGATGTCGCTGACAACTTGATCCCCTTTCTGAGCAGAGCAGAACTAGATCTAGCAGATAATGATATTGAAAAAATCGGTTTTTATCTGGCGCAGCATAAAGACGAGCTGCAATCCTTGTTGAAAGGTAGTGTGCCAGAGAAAAAGAAAGCCATTAAAAAAGTATCAAAAAAGACTGATTCAGAATAA
- the prc gene encoding carboxy terminal-processing peptidase, with product MRKMSLAVSIASIFVGFSAWAVSPTIQFSELPALKQEPQHKVASKRVTGLFTRSHYHRFEMDDAFSKQVFERYLKQLDYRKNVLLQSDVDSFMAYSTQFDDMLKSGNLQQAYSMFEVIQKRRYERFSYALSLLDKEMKFDVAGDVYEFDRKDAAWPKNEAELNELWRQRVKYDALNLSLTGKKWDEIVTILSKRYNNSIKRLSQTHSEDVFQGVMNAFARTVEPHTSYLSPRNAERFQMEMNLSLEGIGAVLQVDDDYTVIKSLVAGGPAATSEKLSPEDKIVGVGQEGEEVVDVIGWRLDDVVELIKGPKGSKVVLEILPNKGGSSAKSFELTIVRDKIRLEDRAATSKVVEPTEGPYANRKVGVIQIPGFYMDLSKDVSKELAELKEAKVEGIIIDLRGNGGGALTEATLLTGLFIEQGPVVQIRDANGRVSQNRDNDGRVTYDGPLTVMVDRYSASASEIFAAALQDYDRALIVGESTFGKGTVQQHKSLGRIYDMYEKPIGHVQYTIAKFYRINGGSTQLKGVTPDISFPSALEPGEYGEAEEENALPWDKVPVAQYGTLTEIYPQLIQNLDGKHQQRIKTDVEFSYIFQDIAEFKESHNDKTVSLVESERLAERDENDKKQLDRVNERRVREDLEIVKSLDDIEDDIEKADAFLDETAYITLDLADVEKVAKNQK from the coding sequence ATGCGGAAAATGTCTCTGGCTGTATCTATCGCCAGTATTTTTGTAGGATTCTCGGCGTGGGCTGTTAGCCCTACTATTCAATTCAGCGAGTTACCTGCTTTAAAACAGGAACCCCAGCACAAGGTGGCGAGTAAACGCGTCACTGGTTTGTTTACTCGATCACATTACCATCGTTTTGAAATGGACGATGCGTTCTCAAAGCAAGTTTTCGAACGTTATCTTAAGCAATTAGATTATCGTAAAAACGTGTTATTGCAATCTGACGTTGATAGCTTTATGGCGTATTCAACTCAGTTTGACGACATGTTGAAAAGTGGCAATCTTCAACAAGCATACTCCATGTTTGAAGTCATTCAAAAGCGTCGTTATGAACGATTTTCCTATGCGCTTTCTTTGCTTGATAAAGAGATGAAATTTGATGTTGCAGGTGATGTTTACGAATTTGATCGTAAAGATGCCGCTTGGCCAAAGAATGAAGCCGAACTCAATGAACTCTGGCGTCAGCGAGTCAAATACGATGCGCTTAACCTTTCACTCACTGGCAAAAAGTGGGATGAAATCGTTACTATTTTGTCGAAGCGCTACAACAATTCGATTAAGCGTCTTAGTCAAACCCACAGTGAAGATGTTTTCCAAGGGGTGATGAACGCATTTGCAAGAACGGTTGAGCCGCATACTAGTTATCTATCTCCTAGAAATGCTGAACGTTTCCAAATGGAGATGAATTTGAGCCTAGAGGGTATTGGTGCTGTTCTTCAAGTCGATGACGATTATACCGTTATTAAGAGCTTAGTTGCTGGTGGCCCAGCGGCTACAAGCGAGAAGTTATCACCAGAAGACAAAATTGTTGGTGTCGGTCAAGAAGGTGAAGAGGTTGTTGATGTCATTGGCTGGCGTTTAGATGACGTTGTTGAATTAATTAAAGGGCCTAAAGGCAGCAAGGTTGTGTTAGAGATCTTGCCAAATAAAGGTGGTTCGAGTGCCAAGTCTTTTGAACTCACCATTGTTCGAGATAAAATTCGACTTGAAGACCGTGCAGCAACATCAAAAGTTGTTGAGCCTACTGAAGGACCATACGCCAATCGTAAAGTGGGTGTTATCCAAATCCCTGGTTTTTATATGGATCTTTCAAAGGATGTTTCTAAAGAGCTTGCAGAGCTGAAAGAAGCAAAGGTTGAAGGGATTATTATTGATCTGCGAGGCAATGGCGGTGGTGCTTTAACAGAAGCTACTTTACTGACCGGTTTGTTCATTGAACAGGGTCCTGTTGTGCAAATACGTGACGCTAATGGACGAGTTTCGCAAAATAGAGACAACGATGGACGGGTTACCTATGATGGACCTTTAACAGTAATGGTCGATCGTTATAGCGCGTCAGCATCAGAGATTTTTGCCGCGGCGCTACAAGATTATGACCGAGCATTAATTGTAGGTGAATCTACCTTTGGTAAGGGGACTGTGCAACAGCATAAGAGCCTTGGCCGTATATACGATATGTATGAGAAGCCTATTGGGCATGTACAGTACACCATTGCCAAATTTTATCGAATTAATGGCGGTAGCACACAACTTAAAGGTGTAACCCCTGATATTTCGTTCCCAAGTGCATTAGAACCAGGGGAATATGGCGAAGCTGAAGAGGAGAATGCATTGCCTTGGGATAAGGTGCCTGTAGCTCAATACGGTACATTAACTGAGATCTACCCGCAGTTGATTCAAAATCTTGATGGTAAGCATCAACAAAGAATTAAGACTGACGTCGAATTTAGCTACATCTTCCAAGATATTGCAGAGTTTAAAGAGAGTCATAACGACAAGACAGTTTCATTGGTCGAAAGTGAACGACTTGCTGAACGAGATGAAAATGACAAGAAGCAACTTGATCGTGTTAACGAACGCAGAGTCCGAGAAGATCTAGAGATCGTTAAATCATTAGACGATATTGAAGACGACATCGAAAAAGCAGATGCATTTCTTGATGAAACAGCTTACATCACACTTGATTTAGCCGACGTCGAAAAAGTCGCTAAAAATCAGAAATAG
- a CDS encoding DUF2835 domain-containing protein: protein MRQSNQVFQFPLNISYEDFLPYYRGQVTKVEVIDTAGRTLWISARHFRPFFTRSGIRAYFKMVVDEQGNLISLNKN, encoded by the coding sequence GTGCGACAATCTAACCAAGTATTCCAATTCCCGCTTAATATCAGCTATGAAGATTTCCTACCCTATTATCGTGGGCAAGTGACCAAAGTTGAAGTCATCGATACCGCCGGAAGAACGTTATGGATAAGTGCCAGGCATTTTCGGCCGTTTTTTACTCGGTCTGGGATCCGAGCCTATTTTAAAATGGTGGTTGATGAGCAAGGAAATCTGATCAGTCTCAATAAAAATTAG
- the pepN gene encoding aminopeptidase N yields MTQPQAKYLKDYQAPHFQISHLDLNISLAGDKTVIIATSKVNRVGTHGESLVLDGEEINLTSVKIDGVAVLYSEKQGQLIIETELDNFTLEVISVTDPESNTSLEGLYMSDGAYCTQCEAEGFRRITYFLDRPDVLAIYTVRIEADKALFPFLLSNGNLVESGELEGGLHYVKWHDPFPKPAYLFALVAGDFDLLEDEYITRSDRAVKLQVFVDRGNLHKAHHAIASLKKSMRWDETRFNLEYDLDIYMIVAVDFFNMGAMENKGLNVFNTKYVLADKASATDDDYHGIESVVGHEYFHNWTGNRVTCRDWFQLSLKEGLTVFRDQEFSSDIGSRAVNRIHAIKVMKNQQFAEDSGPMAHPIRPESVIEMNNFYTVTVYNKGAEVIRMIHTLLGEDRFQAGMALYFKRHDGQAVTCDDFVAAMEDASKVDLGQFRLWYSQAGTPQVTVTESFDELTNTYSLTLTQNTPDTPGQAQKLPQHIPFDIELIDAEGNSLVNQVLDFKEQSQQFVFNNIKSKPFASLLQNFSAPVKLDFEYSIEQMLHLMRFASSEVAKWEASVSLFSQAVWQCVESLQSGKAMYIDGRLVDGFKGVLLSESLNEALMAEILTLTSAGSLIEQMDSIDLDSLALARQFAVLEIAQGCEDELQAKVKQLQRLDSADARALKNVCLSLLLKVDDSYRELAKQQFESADNMTDTLGALTALNGETSADRSQLMSSFETRWLETPLAMDKWLSLHATLTSNDCIGQLEQLLQHEAFSMSNPNRVRSLIGVFAAANTFEFHRKDAKGYEFLTKAIIKLNTVNPQVAARIITPLIQFKKFDLERQALMRRSLQEILAISDLSKDLYEKVTKALS; encoded by the coding sequence ATGACACAACCTCAAGCCAAGTACCTCAAAGACTACCAAGCACCGCATTTTCAGATCAGTCACCTTGATTTAAATATCTCTTTAGCAGGTGATAAAACAGTAATAATAGCCACAAGCAAAGTTAACCGAGTCGGTACCCATGGTGAGTCTTTGGTTCTAGATGGTGAAGAGATTAACCTCACATCAGTTAAAATTGATGGTGTAGCAGTGCTATACAGCGAAAAGCAGGGGCAATTGATAATAGAGACTGAGTTGGATAACTTTACTTTAGAAGTTATTTCAGTAACGGACCCAGAGTCAAATACCAGCCTTGAAGGACTTTATATGTCTGACGGTGCGTACTGCACGCAATGCGAAGCAGAAGGGTTCAGACGCATTACCTATTTCCTCGATAGACCAGATGTGCTGGCTATCTATACCGTTCGAATTGAAGCTGATAAGGCATTATTCCCATTCTTACTCAGTAACGGTAATCTCGTTGAGAGTGGTGAGCTAGAGGGTGGTCTACATTACGTTAAATGGCATGACCCTTTCCCAAAACCTGCCTATTTATTTGCTTTAGTGGCGGGTGACTTCGATCTTTTAGAAGATGAGTATATTACTCGTAGTGATAGAGCCGTTAAGTTACAGGTATTTGTCGATAGAGGTAACTTACATAAAGCGCATCATGCGATTGCATCGCTTAAAAAGTCAATGAGGTGGGATGAAACACGTTTCAACTTAGAATATGATCTCGATATTTACATGATTGTAGCCGTTGATTTTTTCAATATGGGCGCTATGGAAAATAAAGGGCTTAATGTTTTTAACACTAAATATGTGCTCGCTGATAAAGCGTCAGCGACAGACGATGATTATCATGGGATAGAGTCGGTCGTAGGTCATGAGTATTTTCACAACTGGACAGGGAATCGAGTCACTTGTCGTGATTGGTTTCAGTTAAGCTTAAAAGAGGGTTTAACTGTTTTTCGAGATCAGGAGTTTAGTTCTGATATAGGTTCTCGTGCAGTTAACCGCATTCATGCTATTAAGGTAATGAAAAATCAGCAGTTTGCTGAGGACTCTGGCCCTATGGCACATCCGATCCGTCCAGAATCTGTCATTGAAATGAACAATTTCTATACGGTTACAGTCTATAACAAGGGTGCTGAAGTTATTCGAATGATCCACACTTTGCTAGGTGAAGATAGATTCCAAGCGGGTATGGCACTGTATTTTAAAAGACACGATGGACAAGCTGTTACATGTGATGATTTTGTCGCAGCGATGGAAGATGCAAGTAAAGTCGATTTAGGGCAGTTCCGACTTTGGTATAGCCAAGCAGGTACACCTCAAGTGACGGTAACAGAGTCTTTTGATGAGTTAACTAACACATATAGCTTAACCTTGACTCAAAATACACCAGATACTCCTGGTCAAGCTCAAAAGTTGCCGCAACATATTCCTTTTGATATTGAGCTTATCGATGCCGAAGGTAATAGTTTGGTTAATCAAGTTCTAGACTTTAAAGAGCAATCTCAGCAGTTTGTTTTTAATAATATAAAGAGCAAACCTTTCGCGTCATTGCTGCAAAATTTCTCAGCTCCGGTAAAGTTAGACTTTGAATACTCGATAGAGCAAATGCTTCATTTGATGCGCTTTGCTAGTAGCGAAGTTGCCAAGTGGGAGGCTTCAGTATCGCTATTCAGTCAGGCTGTATGGCAATGCGTTGAAAGTTTGCAAAGCGGCAAGGCAATGTATATTGATGGTCGATTGGTAGATGGTTTTAAGGGCGTTTTATTATCAGAGAGCCTTAATGAAGCGCTAATGGCTGAGATCCTTACGCTCACAAGTGCTGGTTCATTGATTGAACAAATGGATTCAATTGATTTAGATAGTTTGGCTTTGGCACGCCAGTTTGCAGTGCTTGAGATCGCACAAGGTTGTGAAGATGAGCTGCAAGCAAAAGTAAAACAGTTACAGCGCCTTGATAGTGCTGACGCTCGCGCTCTAAAAAATGTTTGTTTAAGTCTGCTTTTAAAAGTTGATGACTCATATCGTGAATTAGCTAAGCAGCAGTTTGAGTCTGCAGACAATATGACTGATACCTTAGGTGCGCTAACGGCACTCAATGGCGAAACTTCGGCTGATCGAAGTCAACTAATGAGCTCATTTGAAACACGCTGGTTAGAAACACCATTAGCGATGGATAAATGGTTGAGTTTACATGCAACGTTAACCAGTAATGATTGTATTGGGCAATTAGAGCAATTGTTACAACATGAAGCCTTTAGTATGTCTAACCCTAATCGAGTACGCTCACTGATTGGGGTATTTGCTGCTGCCAATACATTTGAGTTTCATCGTAAAGACGCGAAGGGTTATGAGTTTTTGACTAAGGCGATTATTAAGCTCAATACAGTTAACCCACAAGTTGCCGCAAGGATCATCACACCGCTCATTCAATTCAAAAAATTTGACCTAGAAAGGCAAGCATTGATGCGCAGATCGCTACAGGAAATACTTGCGATTAGTGATCTTTCTAAAGATCTATATGAAAAGGTGACAAAAGCACTGTCATAA
- a CDS encoding paraquat-inducible protein A: MASDALDNSVTLCRSCDLVIRKRALPTGVRALCPRCHTQLYDTPYCSINGMLALCITAIIFFFPANTYPVLELEFLGSMRTTTVLEGAIAVYQQGYWVVAIAVMTAAVIAPGILLVSILVQIVIIKYGLQHSFLRSVLKQALKLQGLLTQLTMLEIYVISFLVAAFNLADFATVSFGFGTFCFTMLFIMNLFLLREYDLEHMWSFLEQ; this comes from the coding sequence ATGGCATCGGACGCGCTAGATAATAGTGTTACTTTATGTCGGTCTTGTGACCTTGTCATCAGAAAGCGTGCGCTTCCAACAGGGGTGAGAGCACTTTGCCCGCGTTGTCACACGCAACTGTATGACACGCCTTATTGTTCTATAAACGGCATGTTGGCTTTATGTATTACCGCGATAATATTTTTCTTCCCTGCCAATACGTATCCCGTACTAGAGTTGGAATTTTTAGGCAGTATGCGTACCACAACGGTGCTCGAAGGTGCTATAGCTGTATATCAACAGGGCTACTGGGTCGTCGCTATTGCAGTAATGACAGCAGCTGTAATCGCACCAGGAATACTACTCGTGTCCATACTGGTGCAAATTGTGATTATAAAATATGGATTACAGCATTCATTTTTAAGGTCAGTATTAAAACAGGCATTAAAGCTACAGGGATTACTGACCCAACTCACCATGCTCGAAATTTATGTCATTAGTTTTTTAGTTGCCGCTTTCAACCTGGCAGATTTTGCAACTGTTTCTTTTGGTTTTGGAACCTTCTGCTTTACAATGCTGTTTATTATGAATTTATTTCTTTTGAGAGAGTACGATTTAGAGCATATGTGGAGTTTTCTTGAACAGTAA
- the proQ gene encoding RNA chaperone ProQ, with protein MESTEKLTDTNAILAYLYETFPLCFIAEGETKPLKIGLFQDLAERLADDSKVSKTQLRIALRRYTSSWRYLKSVKAGAHRIDLEGNSCGELEQEHVDHAQATLKESQEKAKAKRIAKAGKSAAPTKKPAKKPVARRPKAATSAKPVKEKVAEVILTPAVLAELKKNQRVNVKLGKAPVAGVILDIKKEDVQIQLDSGLTIKVKAEYILL; from the coding sequence ATGGAATCAACAGAAAAGTTGACCGATACCAACGCTATTCTTGCGTACTTATATGAAACATTTCCTTTATGCTTTATCGCTGAAGGTGAAACTAAGCCATTAAAAATCGGATTGTTTCAAGATTTAGCGGAAAGGTTAGCTGATGATTCTAAAGTCAGTAAGACTCAACTCAGAATCGCTTTAAGAAGATACACAAGTAGCTGGCGTTACCTTAAAAGTGTGAAAGCCGGTGCACACCGTATCGATTTAGAGGGTAATTCTTGTGGTGAGCTAGAACAAGAGCACGTTGACCATGCTCAAGCTACACTTAAAGAAAGTCAGGAAAAAGCGAAAGCAAAAAGAATCGCTAAGGCTGGTAAATCCGCTGCGCCGACTAAGAAGCCAGCTAAAAAACCGGTTGCTAGAAGACCGAAAGCGGCGACAAGCGCAAAACCTGTAAAAGAGAAAGTAGCAGAAGTAATTTTAACGCCTGCAGTATTGGCTGAGTTGAAGAAAAATCAACGTGTAAATGTCAAACTAGGTAAGGCACCAGTAGCTGGTGTTATTTTGGATATCAAAAAAGAAGATGTTCAGATTCAGCTAGATTCTGGTTTAACAATTAAAGTTAAAGCTGAATACATACTACTGTAA
- a CDS encoding GAF domain-containing protein, with protein sequence MTAPFYDTLNRQVTALLTGEDDQVAALANFSALLNDNLVDLNWVGFYLLKNDQLVLGPFQGKVACSRIPIGKGVCGTAVETNQTQRIADVHQFAGHIACDSASNSELVVPFRRDGIVIGVLDIDSPSLSRFDEIDQRGVETMVKSLENCLFG encoded by the coding sequence ATGACTGCGCCATTTTACGACACTTTAAACCGTCAGGTTACCGCTTTGCTGACGGGGGAAGATGATCAAGTCGCGGCTTTAGCCAATTTTTCAGCTTTACTAAATGACAACTTAGTAGACCTTAATTGGGTTGGATTCTATCTATTAAAGAATGATCAGTTAGTGCTTGGGCCCTTTCAAGGAAAAGTGGCTTGTTCTCGTATTCCGATAGGTAAGGGCGTGTGTGGTACTGCGGTTGAAACAAACCAAACACAAAGAATTGCAGATGTGCATCAATTTGCGGGTCACATAGCGTGTGATTCGGCGAGTAATTCGGAACTGGTAGTGCCCTTCAGACGTGATGGTATTGTTATCGGGGTACTAGATATTGATAGCCCGTCGTTATCAAGGTTTGATGAAATTGACCAGCGTGGGGTAGAAACGATGGTTAAAAGTCTCGAAAACTGCCTATTTGGTTAA